In Humulus lupulus chromosome 7, drHumLupu1.1, whole genome shotgun sequence, the following are encoded in one genomic region:
- the LOC133792447 gene encoding uncharacterized protein LOC133792447, with translation MADCIQGALPSSTVVNPKEQCQILSNKRKMEDYETMALKKECSAIIQKKLPQKLRDPGSFTIPFTIGNFHCERALCDLGASINLMPLSIFFVLDMEEVEDVLVKVDKFIFPANFIVLDMEEVEDVPIILGRPFLATSQALIDVQKGELRLKVQGDEVVFNVFKALKYHRASDSCFSLNVIEESFSKGKLIEDPLEMSLISLSMEDCDGTEVIEYVNWLNSAGSIYKKKYEELGQGPKRPLPSIEKPPVLELETLSERLKYTYLGKNDSVTP, from the exons ATGGCGGACTGTATTCAAGGGGCTCTACCTAGTTCAACTGTGGTGAACCCCAAAGAGCAATGTCAA ATATTGTCTAAcaagagaaaaatggaggattatgaaaccATGGCTTTGAAAAAAGAGTgtagtgcaattattcaaaagaagcttcctcaaaagttaagagatccggGTAGTTTCACTATACCTTTCACCATTGGGAATTTTCATTGTGAGagggctttatgtgatttgggtgcaAGCATTAATCTAATGCCACTGTCC ATTTTTTTTGTGCTTGATATGGAGGAAGTTGAAGATGTTCTTGTCAAAGTGGACAAATTCATCTTTCCCGCAAATTTTATTGTGCTTGATATGGAGGAAGTTGAAGATgttccaattattttggggagaccatttttagccaccAGTCAAGccttgatagatgttcaaaaagGAGAGTTGAGGCTAAAAGTGCAGGGCGATGAGGTTGTATTTAATGTGTTCAAGGCTTTAAAGTATCATAGAGCAAGTGATAGTTGTTTTAGTTTGAATGTAATTGAGGAAAGTTTTTCAAAGGGAAAACTCATTGAAGATCCGCTTGAGATGAGTCTTATTTCTCTGAGTATGGAAGATTGTGATGGCACTGAGGTCATTGAATATGTAAATTGGTTAAATTCTGCTGGATCTATTTATAAGAAGAAATATGAGGAACTCGGACAAGGGCCCAAGAGACCACTACCATCTATTGAGAAGCCACCGGTACTTGAATTGGAGACTTTATCAGAACGTCTTAAGTACACTTATTTGGGTAAGAATGacagtgtaacgccctag